A genomic segment from Neodiprion lecontei isolate iyNeoLeco1 chromosome 1, iyNeoLeco1.1, whole genome shotgun sequence encodes:
- the LOC107222039 gene encoding peptidyl-prolyl cis-trans isomerase sig-7, protein MAVVIETTVGDFTVDLFTAERPQTCRNFLKLCKIKYYNWSLFHSVQSSFIAQTGDPTGTGKGGESVYGIVLGEKARYYEAEQMPKIKHDRMGLISMVNCGNNMLGSQFFITLGSELQSLDGEHCVFGEITEGLEVVLKFNEAICDGDFRPYQDIRISHTVILEDPYDDPLGLVIPDKSPERTKEALMSDRIGADEVIDDTAGMTAEEIVEMRKEREAKARATILEIVGDLPDADMAPPENVLFVCKLNPVTGDDDLEIIFSRFGKVVGCEVIRDRQTGDSLQYAFVEFADRKSCEDAYFKMDNVLIDDRRIHVDFSQSVSKMRWRGKGKGIQYYDDKEKVNQNHGNSHETNNKNGREQKIQDYDKDKERKCSLREESERKRYHQENRKHTPLDETHRKNNKNNDRRSHDREITRNYYPRNYSWERPKNIYNQSKTDTGGRRKDESGRYRSEKNKKRDDNYRSRDRRDDNRSNNNDERGTGRDRRHREDFECDRRVSNVMTRHEERKDRVNNKWEEDQRKKGQNEQRHRSDGDGQIRYRNDKESNKNGRKGNIDVRGREVHYSSKDRRIESAHKEVEKTARSKETESVPENRNSKSQKMSSSSSSEDSSSESESKSSSESDKKTKSSKKKLRKRKHTTTSSDSSDSDEPKNKIKKKKRRKDTSDSDDSDNKKVSKKKSDAQIKRKQKLKKKQLDYENAKKLKSKGKKAGEGKKKLKNKKSRRTKVSSSSESESSGSSSDSSQSDSRKKKTKSSTKVKKIKKSKKSRKQTESSSSSD, encoded by the exons ATGGCTGTTGTAATTGAAACAACAGTTGGTGATTTTACTGTTGATTTATTCACCGCAGAACGCCCACAGA CATGCCGGAATTTCCTGAAACTTTGCAAGATCAAATACTACAACTGGAGCTTATTCCATTCGGTGCAAAGCAGTTTCATTGCACAAACTGGCGATCCTACGGGAACTGGAAAAGGTGGAGAAAGCGTGTACGGTATTGTTCTGGGAGAGAAAGCTAGGTACTATGAAGCAGAACAGAtgccaaaaataaaacatgacAGGATGGGTTTGATATCGATGGTCAATTGTGGCAACAATATGTTGGgatcacaatttttcatcactctTGGATCTGAACTTCAGTCTCTAGATGGAGAACATTGCGTTTTTGGTGAAATCACAGAAGGATTAGAGGTTGTCCTTAAATTTAATGAAGCAATATGCGACGGAGATTTCAGACCCTACCAAGATATTAGAATTTCGCACACTGTTATTCTAGAAGACCCGTACGACGATCCACTGGGATTAGTCATTCCAGACAAAAGTCCAGAGCGTACCAAGGAAGCTTTGATG agTGACAGAATCGGAGCTGATGAAGTCATTGACGATACAGCAGGCATGACTGCCGAGGAGATAGTGGagatgagaaaagaaagagaggcaAAGGCACGAGCTACCATCCTTGAAATTGTCGGAGATCTGCCTGATGCTGATATGGCACCACCTGAAAACGTTTTGTTTGTCTGTAAACTAAACCCAGTGACCGGTGATGATGATTTAGAAATCATATTTAGCAGATTTGGAAAAGTTGTTGG CTGTGAAGTTATAAGAGATCGTCAAACTGGAGATTCGTTGCAGTATGCATTTGTCGAATTTGCGGATCGAAAGAGTTGTGAAGATGCATATTTTAAGATGGACAATGTACTGATTGACGATCGACGAATACACGTTGATTTCTCCCAATCGGTATCAAAAATGCGTTGGCGTGGTAAAGGAAAGGGGATTCAGTATTATGACGACAAAGAGAAAGTGAACCAAAATCATGGGAACTCACATGAAACTAATAACAAAAATGGTAGAGAACAAAAGATTCAAGACTATGATAAagacaaagaaagaaagtgtTCTCTCAGGGAGGAGAGTGAAAGAAAACGGTATCACCAGGAAAACAGAAAGCATACACCGCTAGATGAGACACATAGgaagaataacaaaaataatgataGACGATCTCATGACAGAGAGATCACTCGGAACTATTATCCGAGAAATTATTCGTGGGAAAGACCTAAAAATATCTATAATCAGAGCAAAACAGATACGGGTGGAAGAAGGAAAGACGAATCAGGCAGATACAGATcagaaaagaacaaaaaacgaGACGACAACTATAGAAGCAGAGATCGTAGAGATGATAACAGGAGTAACAATAATGATGAGAGAGGTACTGGCAGAGATAGAAGACATAGGGAAGACTTTGAATGCGACAGAAGG GTATCTAACGTAATGACGAGGCACGAGGAAAGGAAAGACCGAGTAAACAATAAATGGGAAGAAGATCAACGAAAAAAAGGGCAAAATGAACAGAGACACAGAAGCGATGGTGATGGACAAATTAGATACCGAAATGACAAGGAGTCGAACAAAAATGGGCGAAAAGGTAACATTGATGTTAGGGGAAGAGAAGTTCATTATAGTTCAAAAGATAGACGAATAGAATCTGCACATAAGGAGGTTGAAAAAACAGCTAGGAGCAAGGAAACAGAAAGTGTACCAGAAAATCGTAATTCAAAATCACAGAAAATGAGCAGTAGCTCATCGTCTGAGGACTCATCAAGTGAATCAGAATCTAAATCAAGCTCTGAGTCTGATAAAAAAACTaaaagttcaaagaaaaaattgagaaaaagaaaacataccaCGACATCAAGTGATTCTTCAGATTCGGATGagccaaaaaataaaattaagaagaaaaagcgGCGTAAGGACACCTCTGACTCGGATGATAGTGACAACAAGAAAgtctctaaaaaaaaatctgatgcacaaatcaaacgaaaacagaaactgaagaaaaaacagcttgaTTATGAAAATGCGAAGAAGCTGAAATCAAAGGGAAAAAAGGCTGGTGAAGGTAAGaagaaactaaaaaataagaaatcgaGAAGAACGAAAGTAAGTTCGTCCTCCGAGAGTGAATCTTCAGGGTCCAGTTCAGATAGCTCACAATCTGATtctcgaaaaaagaaaacaaagtcATCcacaaaagtgaaaaagataaaaaaatcgaaaaaatcaagaaaacaAACTGAATCGAGTTCGAGTTCTGACTGA